AGAAAATTGAGTCATGATGAACATACAGAAGGAATTAACATCTTAAGATGTTGTAATaaaaggcaaataaataaatgcagtctTGCATAAAACCATATCCAACCTATATGAGCTTAAAAGACACCACAAACTCATAAAAGCCAGAACTAAATGCTGCATATattatttcaaacaataaaatgggtgagaaaatgtccaaaaataaagaattatacCATCAACCACTCACTGGCAAAATAAGTGATTTTATTACCGAGGAAATCAGCCTTGCCAGTTAAATTAACCCTCCATTGCTTCCTTTTCCAGGCATTTGAGAGAGTAAGGTAGCAAACGTATATATAAACTGACCAGCCATTCCAATTTTCTCTATACTAAAACGCTGCAGGGTTTGTCGACCCATTCCATTGGTGCTATGATAAAAGTAGTTTGTACAGTTATAATACACCACATCCTGTTAACGGTACAGAGGTAATGTTGATTCCACAAAAAAGAATTGCAGTTCTTTTCGCTAAGACATAAAGGAGCAAGGCTGAGGTTGAAGATGTGCACAAGCAATCAATTCATAATTTCTTAAAAATCGAATTTAGTGTGTCTGTTTTCAAGCCTTGTACTCGTTCATGTTATTACACTATTTTTTTCCTGGATTGCATGAATTGTGATGCACTGGGTAAATTGAATGTAATTGCATGAGAGTGCATGTAGGCATTATGGCACACAGAGTGTCTTATCCCACTTGACCCTGAGCAACAGTAAAGGCCAGAACAGAtgagataaaaaatgtaaccagCCTCCTGACGGAAATGCCACCGAAATGGAAAAATAGGGATGaatgtgtctctcttttttaGTTATGGTTGCAAACAAAAGGCAGGGAGCAGATAGAGCAGTATTAGTGTGacatgtgtgtgtaatgtatgCTGATACATCGTGTGTCAAAGCCCTGCAGGACAGAAACCACAACCACGCCTCCAGACTTCCAGACTGTCAGGACATCTGTCATCGCTGACAGTCATATGCCccgccatgtgtgtgtgtgtgtgtgtgtgtgtctttgtatgtatgtgtatgtgtgtgtgacagagagacagagagggaaaaaggaTGGGAGATGGGATCTTTGGCAGCGGGTCAGTCCAGAGAACATGGGAACAGCCGTGCTTCTTAAACATTCATGTTTGGTATCCTCGGTGgcagtttttatttcttgtttttctttttcttttgcatcaAACATCAAAGGAGATGAACCACGGCAACCATGTCAGATAATACAAGTGTATAGATACATATAGGGACAGTATGAGATCATGGTAACATGTATGAGACTATATCCAGACTTCCAAAACTTCACCACCTGAACTGAAGCTAGCGCAGCTTTTTAATCATTCTCAAGAACTCCAAAAACGAAATATGTAATTCCTGACAGTCATTTTCTGTTCTGATAGTCCAGTTTGACCCATGTGTGCTGATACACACCAAACGTGCATTCCCTCattaagaaatatttatttttcctgtaaACACTTTGAACATCATTGACTTTAAAGTGCCCTTCCTTTCATTTAAAACTACTTAATTAAACAAGAAGATTTAACCTTTTAATCAACTTTACTGAGGCCTTTTGAACTAGGAACAATGGGACAATATGACAATGATTTCACATAATACAGGCAGTTTTGATGGACGTATGCATGTGTGCTCTAATGACACTAGGGGGAGCAGTTTACACACACTTGGATAAAGTCTCACAGGGAAGAACTATGGGGTGGTTGTATGGGAGCCATAGTTAAATATGATAGTTATGAATATCATTTTCAGTGACACTAAATCTGTGTGCTGTTATTTCTTGTTGTGTGGGATTTAGGAGAGGGTACAATTGCATCAGGTCAAAGGAATCTGGTCTTCATGGAACCAACAACCCTTGTCAATGTGATGGTCCACTTCATTAAGAAATGAggtaaataacaaaaagatTCTTAAGCCTCGAAACAAACTGGGACTGAAtttttaccccaaaaaatgGGTATGACTCAAATTTGTCCAGCTATGTCGTCCTTGTTCCTAGCAGTTATTTCTATGTATGTGTAAATACATTGAGTCAGatgcaaaaaattataataaacagataaattCTGGtgaaattccttgtatgtgcataCATgcccaataaagctgattctgagtCTGATAAGAGGTAGAAATCTGTCTCATAGAGTACAGACTCTGGAGATATGATGAATGCAAGGGATGTCATGGGATATAACTGGACGATTACAATCGTTTATTGCCAAAAAGATATTTGCCGATATCAccattttacacatttctttCCAGAGTCCTTCagtacatatattttaaaataatataatgatatcttagaatatttttttatgacttactgGAATAAACAGGTGTTTAAATTATTTGgattttcaatattttcataaatatcaTAACATTCATATTGCCATAATACAATATTTAGTACTATAAATCGCCCACATCTACATCATGATGCAATTTTATGTGATGACAAACCAGTGATATGTTTTGATGCTGAACTCTCACATCTAATCAAGCCATCACCAAGCGTTGGGTATTGGGTTGTGGTTTGCATTCGTATTGCACAGCTGGTCTGTAGAACATAAACAGTGTGAGATATGTTTTGTCGACAGAGCAGTGCTGGTTGCTAAACTGTGATCACACTATTTCCACAAAAGTCAGTTTATAGGTGAGTGTACTAAAACCCCGCCATCCTGTCATATTACTCCATCAATCTTTGTAATTCCTGCACTTGGGGCCCCTTACCAAAGTCCTGTGTAATCATGTAGTAGTAGTGCTAGTGTCATGCAGCACAATTGAACAATCTACGTGCATTTATAGGCCTTAGCATACCAATGcaattaaatacacacacagatgacaaatcaaaaggaaaaacataaataaatgagcagagaaaagaaagcaCAGACTTTTACAAAAGGCACAAGGGAGTCACAGAACGCTGTTCATCCCTCCAGTAAAGATAAACAGACTCAAATCTATATGCCGAGGAGGATTGAAGCTGTTCTAAAGGCTTGCGGTGGGCCAATAGTTTATTAATGGTTTGGCTCATTGATAACATTCTATATAACCTATTTAACATGCTTGTCAGATATATGTTTCCATCGTTTTCTTTGGTGTTTACAGAGTCCACCAGCCTTAATCAATGCCTGACATAAAGAAAGAATAGAAGATAGAAACTAGAGAGCTATAAAGTGGActttatattttgttgctttaattGGCCACCTGTGTAGAAATATTTTAGATGTCCCATCAGTGTTCCCTGTAGAGTGCAACTGGACATTAAATCATTTCTCCCTCCGATCAGTCTTTGCTTCCCCttgttcagaaaaataaaaaataaagaattgctaTACCTTTGGAATCACTGTGAACTTAAGTCACCCTTCCctaaatgttttcatcttagTTTACAATAGCTTACATGAAAGGGTTTTTCCTAACTGGtcgtgcttttattttggaaatttCAGAGATGCACGATACATCAAAAACATGTGTTCTTTGTATCTATTTGCTGCTGTCAACCCTCCCTATAGCTCTTCTTAACAGTAGTGGAGTCTTCACAGGGGTTCCCCATTCACAAAGCCGGACTGACTTTACAGAGGgcgggggggagagagggagggagagagagggagagagagagagagagagagagagagagagagagagagagagagagagagagagagttgagaCATCCCTTCCTCACTTGGTTGCATTCGGTTTACCGACACCGGAGAAGCGACCATGCTGTGGAAACTAGTTGAGAATGTCAAGTATGAAGATATTTATGAGGTAACGTTGCCGTCCGTCTGTTTGTGGTCTGCAGGGTTTATTAGAGATGCTGCGTTCAGGGGAGCAATGAAGGGTTGAgttaagttgtgttttttgcaggaGGCTTTAGGCCTGTTATTCTGCGATGAGGGCACGGGATGTGATTTGGAGGACATTACACTACATAGAGAGATATTTCACAGCTTTCACGctcgaatttttttttaaagtgttgataatatttgatgttgtgtttttggctgTGGTGCAGGTCAACTTGCGTTTTGGATCATAGGGTAAATTGGGAAAATGTCAGTGGATATAgaggattttttatttcactttttccaGAATTTTCACATATGGGATATATCATAAATATGGCACCGCGTGTTTTGtgccaattcatttttttattttaattttaaaagtaaggtaaaactttcattttgtaaaatatattttagctCTATACATATCTTTATAATGatatttaggaaaaaaaaagacaagtgaTGCTGCAAATTatgataacaaataaaatggcTTATTTGAGATTTGAAATTACaagcaaaagttaaaaaaaaaagaagtgataaAACGCTGGCTCAGAAGGGCGATGATGTGTCAGAGGTATGTCAATATTTTGGCTTTGATCCCAGAACAATATTTCTGGTGGAAACGAGCGAAGGGGAGAAATACCGCCGCGCGCGCGGGGGTGGGCGAGACGATGCTCTGGCTCGCGCTGAATGGGTCTCGAGCACAAagcaaaaggaaagaaaagggcAGCTCGTGAGGCCCCCTCGGCTCAGCCCGGTGGGGGAAACCCTTGTCTCGTGCCGCACATGGCTTTTCTCCCACGGCGCGAGGGAGGGGAGGCAATTAAACAAGTTAAACAAGTTAAACAAGTTAAACAAGTCATCCAAGAGGCCGAAGAGGGACGACATAAAGTTTAATCGCTCCTTTTGACTCCTCTCGCTCCCTGTAGCGTCTCGGGTGTGTTCAAGCAGGCCAGTAAAAGCCAGCTGCAACACTTCATCATCCACCGTTTACTCAACGTGTAAAATATTCAGTGTGTGAGCGTTATTGCAAGTTTATCCTAAACATATTTCTCTTTAATAAGATGCGTTTGTGCGTAAAAGTAAACTTGGACTTCAGTGGAAGCCAATTCCGCATCGTCTTGCAGGGCACGATGCtaagtgtgtgtggtgggaaCAGAACCCTTGACCTGGTGGTGTAAGAGTCCCCTGGTGATCTTTACAGTTTATATTGTTATTCACCACCTTGACttatgttgggttttttttttatataccgACAGAGTATGTTTGCGTAGATAAGGTTTGGGCAAGAGCGTCTCCAACTGCAGGGATGAgtgtcctcctgtgtgtgtgtgtgtgtgtgtgtgtgtgtgtgtgtgtgtgtgtgtgtgtgtgtgtgtgtgtgtgtgtgtgtgtgtgtgtgtgtgtgtgtgtgtgtgtgtgtgtgtgtgtgtgatgggggaTTCCTCACTGGTCTGGTCACCCATCTTCCCCTTTCCCtcctgagaaagagagagtccTCTTTCTATATCTCCTGCTGTTGGCGCGTGGTTTCGGCTCTCCACGGAATTTAAACGTCACTCACGGTTGCGCGAGAGGCTTCACGCTCCATGTGTCGCGCCAGTCCCCCTGCCTCTCGCGCGCATTAATATTCCTGTAAGTCTCAGTCATGAATAACAATTACACCGTACACCGGGGGTAAGAGGCGGGCTCTGCCGGTGCTCACAGTCAGAGCGGCGGCGGCTCCGGgcggaagaagaagaagaagaagaagaagaagaaggttgACCATGGAGCTGTAGACCGGGcacgaaacaaaacaaacaaaaaacaacaacctggaTTTAGGTTTGGCTATCACGGGTCAACACTATCTGTACTACACTGCTGACACCAAACAGAGGGTTTACACATGTTAGTTCACTCCTACTCCACTGCGGTGAGTCTCCTTTTCCTCACAATGTATTTCAAATGGTGAAACAGTAGACATTGCTAGGGAGGTTTTCTTTGTGGGACATTTTAAATCAGTCTATAACATATATTTTTCCCCCTCCAGGCTCTTTAAAAGGCATTGGATCTCCTGAATAAAACGCTACTTTGGAGCAATGCACACTAATGAACGCACCGTGTTCCTATAGGCCTCCGTGTGGGTTTCATGTGGTTCACATGTGTTTCCAATAGCAAGGAGTTGATTTGTTCTGTTCTTCTCCCTCCTCAAGGACCGGCATGACGGTGTCTCGAGCCACAGCTCGCGCCTGTCCCAGCTGGGCTCGGTGTCGCACGCGGGACCCTACTCCAGCGCGCCCCCGCTGTCTCACGCCCCGTCCTCGGACTTCCAGCCTCCGTACTTCCCGCCGCCGTACCAGCCGCTCGCTCACTACCAGAGCCAGGACCCGTACTCCCACGTCAGCGACCCGTACTCGCTGAACTCTCTGCACCAGAGCCAGCAGAGCGCATGGGGGGCCCGGCAGCGGCAGGACGCCTCCGGAGACCGGATGGAGAGCTCCGGTCTGCTGGCGCAACCGCGGGCCTCTCTGCCTCAGCTGTCCGGGCTGGACCCCCGGCGGGACTACGGTGTGCGGCGGCCCGACGTGCTGCTGCACTCTGCACACCCGGGGCTGGATCCCGGCATGGGCGACGGACTGCTGCAGGGGCTGCACGGTATGGAGGATGTCCAGGTGAGTCAAAGACCCCGGATGAAACTGACACGAGTTGAAGTGCATGTTGCACATTTTCCAGCTCCAGttgggattattttttttctttttagaattATAATGAGATCACtatatctggaaaaaaaaaaaaaataggtaaaCTCACAAGTCAGGGACCAGAATGGGGGAGTATGGCACTGCAATTCTGTTAAAATGCATTGTGTATTATCTCAgtagcaaatgtaaaaaatgcattaattgtaattataaatgtaacaatttaCAGTACAGCACATTTATGTTTAACTAAATCAAACACGTGTACTGCaggtatataatataatataagttaGTTATGAAATACCAcaatgaaaattaaaataaacgaATAAATAAATGGTCAAAACTCGTAATGGTAGACAGTAGCCTTCTTCATTGTCTCCTTGCCTTTTAGAGTTAAGGTCAGTGAACTCAGAGCAGCTCCCTCAGGGCTGGACTCTCACAGCAGCTGTAGCCTCAACACAAATGGCccacagctaaaaaaaaaaaaaaaaaaaaaaaaaaaactgtcttcaGAGAGCTCTGATATCTTCTTTGATGAGAGGATGCTGATATGTGGAATAATTCACAAATTGCTGCATGATGCTCAAATGTTGAGTCGAAGAATTCAAATTCCCCTACCTTGACTGCCATAAtgattaattcatatttaaaaacagcaaagtcTGGagaatatgcttttttttttttttttttacctttcaaaataaatggtatttcataaaaatgtaatctactctgttattattattattattacttttattatttgtatttgtgttattattattattattattattattattatatacatgcTAATTTTATTGTTGTGATTGAATATGACTGAATTTGAAGGCTgtcattttagcttttttttaaaaaaatttaatttgCTGCCATGTACTAAATATCCAAAGACTTGGTGAAACAGACTTCACAGCTCTGTAGGATCCCATCTTCCCCTCGTTTCCCTTCAGGGCACAACCATCACGAATTGTTAGCCATTTAACCTCCACATTTAGATTCTCATTTCTGGCTCTCGTTATTTGTGTCATGCATTTATTAACCccatttaaatttgttttatcaAGTTCTACttctatttctttcttcttcttttttttacgaGCGTGCAGCAGCGATGACAATAGCAGGAGTCTATTCAAAGAGGAATTTATTgagatttaagaaaaataatcccaaaaaataagataaaatgtcacatgcttttttatgtgttattaaCAAAGCATGGATCCGCTTGCATAAAGCAGATTATAATGATTTGTACCATTTATCTTGCTTCTAACAGACCATTGACGACACCAACGGAACGAACATCCTGGATCAGTCAGTCATTAAGAAAGgtaacacacactcaaacatctGTGTGTCTTCTCTGCAGCACTGACATCttatattgctgtttttttactccTTGTTATATAATGTCTTCTATGAattatgatgattattgatgtgtaaaaaaaaaaggcacgaCTTAGCCTATATGTCCACATATAGCCACATATCTCCATGTTTCGGTTCTGTTAAAGGTCCAGTCCATGCACAGGCACATTGTTGTTTCGTGGTGACCAGGAGATGAGGAGTTCGAGACCCGGTTAACGATCCCGGTATATTGACTCCAGCAGGCAGTGTGTCTCTGACAGGCTGATGATGTGATGTAGTTACGGGATGTTGAGTGACTGAGCTCCCCGCGGGGCATTTAAGCCGCTGATGTAATAAATGGCACCGCTCACGGAGATCTCGTGAGCTCGTTTAGAGCTAATCTGCGGTGTTATCCCCCGTGGAgccatcagaaaaaaaaaactcgcACTGGCCCCtacgcatgcatgcatgcacgaGACTGGCTGGCTTGCTTTATGCCATTAGCGCGAGCATTAACACGCGGGATGAAGCAGAGTTAAACCCccgtggagagagagagaaacacggGGGAGGTTTAATGCGGGTTGAGGGTGAGAGCCAATCAACAATCGATAACATTGTAATGAGAATGTCGCGCGACATTAAATAACAGCAAAGGCCCGGCGCGTGGCCGCTTCATTGGGGCCTCAGAGCGCGCGTCGTGCCACACACTGAACAAAGTTTGACAGAAGAGATTTAAAAACTTGAGTGGATGCAgccacttttatttatttattttgtatttatttatttgtatttattaagtgttacattacagtcatttagcagacgcttttatccaaagcgacttacaggaagtgtattcaacataggtattcaagagaactactagtcaccagaagtcataagtgcatctcctttcttaaacaagcatcttaaagcataaaccagagcaaaagtatagtgcagaggcagattactatgaaagTGTTGTGTGAGATAAGCCCTCATCACCTCTCTATCTGTTCCAGTGCCGATGCCACACAAGCACATGGGCTCTCTGATGCTGGGCAAGGACGGGCTGATCGGGGGGATCACCGTCAACATTAACGAGGTGTTCTGCTCGGTACCGGGCCGCCTGTCGCTGCTCAGCTCCACCTCCAAGTACAAAGTGACCGTCGGGGAGGTGCAGAGGAGACTGTCCCCGCCCGAGTGCCTCAACGCCTCCTTGTTGGGGGGCGTGTTGAGAAGGTAGGACTGCAGCATGCTGAGGCAGGAGTAACTCTGTGGATGTAGAAGAAGCTTGTGGCTCTAGGATCTATGAAAGggcctctgtgtctgtgtcattTACCCTGGATCATTTCTACTTCACATTATATTCTCTGTAGACAAACTGGAGCAAAGGTTGACTCATAAAGTTCCAACTGTGAAGCGAATATTGGCAATTTATGTATAAGGCTTTTTTTGTAATGTATatctattttttaaaatctctatatatatatgcctattttttttaaatatgtgatgttcattatttagttttctctctttttttttttttacagagcaAAGTCCAAAAACGGTGGGAAATGTCTGAGAGAAAAGCTGGAGAAGATTGGACTCAATTTACCTGCTGGAAGACGCAAAGCTGCCAATGTCACATTACTAACATCTCTAGTAGAAGGTGATtgatgtgctgttttttttatttttacctccaTAAATACAGGACAAGCAGAAATATACGTTTTTACCCTGAGATAGAATAATTGGGGAAATGGTGgctctaaaaaaacaaacaaaatcatgttATGTTGCTCAATATGACAATGATTGCAGCATCACCAACAATATGCAAAGCTAAAATACTACAAAGGTCACGACCTTACAGGCTTAACAAATGATAATGATCCTGTATTCACAAAAGAACTGCAAGGATATAAtatcaggaaaataaatattcaaaattgaAGAGTGGAGAGAGCAGGACTGGGGttattaaattcaattaaatggtgaattaattgatttaaaggCTGCAATTTGTGCCTAGCCGGATGTATGCCAACAATTTAGCTTTTCTCCATATAGGCCTTGTTTCTCATACATGTAGCCCACTGTAATATTccttatatatttaataaattcaaTTAAGAAAACCAGGTAATATATCAATTGGGTCTTATTTCGTGTGTAGTTCAGATATTGCTATTCAACACAGGATTTGCTGATCTACTCAGAAAGTCATGAAGCTACTTAAAACAAGTGAGCTAacttatcagatttttttatttattttttactattggGATTTGTTTATTACTAtgtctaaatgtaaatgttgtgtttacccTTGTCTCAGTAGCGTATTAAAATAATGACGAACATCAGCTTATAGGTAACTGTTGttcattttcacaataaaagcaccaggaaatgcttctctctctgtagtTTTTTGTCAACAGCGGAGGGAAACTAGTGCGTTCAGGGTTAACGTCTCAGTGTGAACACATTTGTACACCCAGGAAATGAGCTGATCAAAGCACATTAATTcagttttatataaaaacagaataaagaataTGTCATTGTTTGTCTATATTACAATTGCATCGCCTATAAGCTCTCCCATGTCGTCCCCCAGGTGAAGCGGTCCACCTGGCCCGGGATTTCGGTTACATCTGCGAGACGGAGTTCCCCACCAAAGCCGTGAGCGAGTACCTCAACCGGCAGCACGCGGACCCCAACGAGCTGCACACGCGGAAAAACATGCTGCTGGCGACAAAGTGAGTTTGATGAGCCGTTTGATTGGATTCTGCTCCCCCATAATCTTTATAGGATGCTGTCTGTCATAGAAATAACACACGGTCTGCACTGTACAGGGGTGGTAATGATATTATACCCCATGTAGCTCCAGTTTAATCATTGAAATGAGCAAAGTATATATTTAGACACGTTCAGCCAGAGCACACCATTATGGAGAATAAGGAGTACAACAATCAGGACCCTGATATGTTACAGTTATGTCTGTCAGCACAGAAGAGCAACGTGCTTGgtaacaacaaaacacacctTTTACCAGATATTTCCACTTCAGACTGTCCTCATGCAGCAGATGTTCTCCTATTTTAATGTCCCATAGTCATACATTTATGGCCCAGTATCTCCCTTCTAAGACAAGGTTTACAGTTCCAGGATTCCATGTGGAAACATTTTTCCAATGTTGAATTCAATTACATAactgacacacatacatggtGAAAACCAGGACATTCTTCTTCTGTAAGTAGTTACATTTctgataaattaaattattgtgAAATTAAATCTTCCCCTTTTTCCCGAGGCCTCTGTGGCTCCTCTTTAAGGCCCCTGAGGGGGAAACCTCTCCTATATCCTCTGCTCTTTACTCTCTATCACAAACAGTCCCTTTTGCCACAGTGAACACagcattgacatttaaaagggaGAGTGGGATTTTCTTAACGAAACACATCTGACTCGATATGGATCTAACCTGTAATGAACGTGGCTGATTGAAAACAATTGGCCTACAAAAAAATGAGGGCAGTTATATTCAATTCAACCGTTAAAGAAATGAGCAGAAATCTGAATTAAAAGTCAAGAATCTTTATAGTGACCAAACAAAAGTAGCAAGGAATTTATTTTAACCACTGGAATAACCTTTAGCTCAAGTATACATGAACCTTATTAGGCGCTGGACACTTTAATGTGGCCTACATCAGCCCACAGACATTATTAAATACCAGCTCTGAGGTTGCTACTGTATGTTTGACCTCTGCTTCTGCTCTTAAAGGCGATCCATTTTACCGGTTCTCCTCGTAAAGTTACTTATATTAATCCATTTTTATGGCCGTTAAACTGTGGAATTGAATCCGGGAATCTTCTGATTACTTTTAGCAAGCGAGCAACATAGATTTTCTTTAAAGGAACCAGGCAAGGAAAGGTGATGGGGATTTATAAATGTGGATTAAATCAAAGAATTACTTTGGATTCTTTCCTATTTTTACTATGACCAAAGAAAAAGCCATTTGCCAATTAATGTGCGGTCCTTTTTCCATGTCCATTTATTCCTCTGATTGAGTTTTCTAGATGAAAAGGTTGCAAGCAGAGCTGTAAACCATCTCACAAAGATGCCTTCAGGAAGCTTGTATTTTTAGCTTGCATAAACAGTGCTGTCTGCTGGTCTGCACTGCATAAACCATCTGCCTGTGTGCATCCCAATGTACTCAGTTCAATGTGTTCGGTGCTGGGTGTTTGATGCTCACATTCAAACCTGTTCCAATACTGTGTGTCGGTGCTGCCTGTTAGAAATTCATTATTTAGCAGTGAAGTGTTTCAAGTCGTCAGAAAACAACAGCGAGAGCCTTGAGTGTAGCCCGCGGTGGCGGCTTCTCCTCTCTACTCCCCTAACCCCAGCTGGGCTCGGCCCGCACAGCCTGTCACTCATTTGCTGGAGCTCTGCCCTTAGGCCgcacacagagtgtgtgtgtgtgtgtgtgtgtgtgtgtgtgtgtgtgtgtgtgtgtgtgtgtgtgcagaggggcGTGCAAGTACAAATTTGAGAGAGAGGTCTCTTGAATATAAAATGTGGGGCCTAAAACCAGAGGAGGGTTTGCTGAAATGTAACAAGGAGAATAAGGTGAAGATGAGGTTCTCATACaccgttttattttttacatgtggAGAATGAAGATCCATTCCATGACTTCTTGTCtcatatattacatatattaacAGTTAGAGGTTGGATCTTAAGGTGGAGGCCTCAAACCACACAACTTTCCTGCTCTAGTATTTGGTTTCTCTTCAGTTTACAGAAATCAGTGGCTAGTGTTTTTGTACAATGTTAGGTGCTATTGGCTTTGAGTATTTCTGGGAGCATTAAAAGTATTGTGGGAAGGTATTTTTCTGATTCTTGAAGATAATCTGTCCAACATGAATGGTATGATAGGTGTTTAAGGTTGAGAGGGTGTCCAGTGGAATCAGAAGCAGAAACACTTATCTAAAGgatcaacaataaaaaaaacattttaatatcaggCCTTCAGaatcaaaaaataaagctttgtaTGATATtgtcaacagaaacacaaaaaaaggtatAAACTTCCTCAAAGAAGAAATGTTTTAGGGGAAGAAAAAACTCTGTACTTTCAATTAGAAAAGCTGATTTCAGAACTATTTCAGATTTACAGAATCGTCTCATTGCCAACTACGTTTGCTCacacaaggaatttggcttggtgattggtgcatGATAATAAAATCTGTGCAATAGAAGAAAGAcaccatttaacatttttaaataggaAATTTACAATAGAATAAACAATCGAACAAATACGTCAAAATAagtctgttattaaagtgtcaagtgtatATTGAAAGTGATGAGTTGTGCAGGGATATTGAAATGACTGTGATGGTCCTGGGGACCTAAGTGTCCGAGTCAGTGGGGGTTCAGGGGCATTGCATCAAGTTAATGTGATTTCCTCTGACTGCTctccaaacacatttttggaaatCACATGAAAGCAATGAAAAgttgaaataaagtttgttaCACTGCGTTGCAAAA
This window of the Anoplopoma fimbria isolate UVic2021 breed Golden Eagle Sablefish chromosome 18, Afim_UVic_2022, whole genome shotgun sequence genome carries:
- the tfap2b gene encoding transcription factor AP-2-beta isoform X2, which translates into the protein MLWKLVENVKYEDIYEDRHDGVSSHSSRLSQLGSVSHAGPYSSAPPLSHAPSSDFQPPYFPPPYQPLAHYQSQDPYSHVSDPYSLNSLHQSQQSAWGARQRQDASGDRMESSGLLAQPRASLPQLSGLDPRRDYGVRRPDVLLHSAHPGLDPGMGDGLLQGLHGMEDVQTIDDTNGTNILDQSVIKKVPMPHKHMGSLMLGKDGLIGGITVNINEVFCSVPGRLSLLSSTSKYKVTVGEVQRRLSPPECLNASLLGGVLRRAKSKNGGKCLREKLEKIGLNLPAGRRKAANVTLLTSLVEGEAVHLARDFGYICETEFPTKAVSEYLNRQHADPNELHTRKNMLLATKQLCKEFTDLLAQDRTPLGNSRPSPILEPGIQSCLSHFSFITHGFGSPAICAALTTLQNYLTEALKGLDKMFLNNPPNNRHGDGGNKADKEEKQRK
- the tfap2b gene encoding transcription factor AP-2-beta isoform X1 → MLVHSYSTADRHDGVSSHSSRLSQLGSVSHAGPYSSAPPLSHAPSSDFQPPYFPPPYQPLAHYQSQDPYSHVSDPYSLNSLHQSQQSAWGARQRQDASGDRMESSGLLAQPRASLPQLSGLDPRRDYGVRRPDVLLHSAHPGLDPGMGDGLLQGLHGMEDVQTIDDTNGTNILDQSVIKKVPMPHKHMGSLMLGKDGLIGGITVNINEVFCSVPGRLSLLSSTSKYKVTVGEVQRRLSPPECLNASLLGGVLRRAKSKNGGKCLREKLEKIGLNLPAGRRKAANVTLLTSLVEGEAVHLARDFGYICETEFPTKAVSEYLNRQHADPNELHTRKNMLLATKQLCKEFTDLLAQDRTPLGNSRPSPILEPGIQSCLSHFSFITHGFGSPAICAALTTLQNYLTEALKGLDKMFLNNPPNNRHGDGGNKADKEEKQRK